A genome region from Pseudorca crassidens isolate mPseCra1 chromosome 20, mPseCra1.hap1, whole genome shotgun sequence includes the following:
- the SUPT5H gene encoding transcription elongation factor SPT5 isoform X1 — translation MSDSEDSNFSEEEDSERSSDGEEAEVEEERRSAAGSEKEEEPEEEEEEEEEEEYDEEEEEEDDDRPPKKPRHGGFILDEADVDDEYEDEDQWEDGAEDILEKEEIEASNIDNVVLDEDRSGARRLQNLWRDQREEELGEYYMKKYAKSSVGETVYGGSDELSDDITQQQLLPGVKDPNLWTVKCKIGEERATAISLMRKFIAYQFTDTPLQIKSVVAPEHVKGYIYVEAYKQTHVKQAIEGVGNLRLGYWNQQMVPIKEMTDVLKVVKEVANLKPKSWVRLKRGIYKDDIAQVDYVEPSQNTISLKMIPRIDYDRIKARMSLKDWFAKRKKFKRPPQRLFDAEKIRSLGGDVASDGDFLIFEGNRYSRKGFLFKSFAMSAVITEGVKPTLSELEKFEDQPEGIDLEVVTESTGKEREHNFQPGDNVEVCEGELINLQGKILSVDGNKITIMPKHEDLKDMLEFPAQELRKYFKMGDHVKVIAGRFEGDTGLIVRVEENFVILFSDLTMHELKVLPRDLQLCSETASGVDVGGQHEWGELVQLDPQTVGVIVRLERETFQVLNMYGKVVTVRHQAVTRKKDNRFAVALDSEQNNIHVKDIVKVIDGPHSGREGEIRHLFRSFAFLHCKKLVENGGMFVCKTRHLVLAGGSKPRDVTNFTVGGFAPMSPRISSPMHPSAGGQRGGFGSPGGGSGGMSRGRGRRDNELIGQTVRISQGPYKGYIGVVKDATESTARVELHSTCQTISVDRQRLTTVGSRRPGGMTSTYGRTPMYGSQTPMYGSGSRTPMYGSQTPLQDGSRTPHYGSQTPLHDGSRTPAQSGAWDPNNPNTPSRAEEEYEYAFDDEPTPSPQAYGGTPNPQTPGYPDPSSPQVNPQYNPQTPGTPAMYNTDQFSPYAAPSPQGSYQPSPSPQSYHQVAPSPAGYQNTHSPASYHPTPSPMAYQASPSPSPVGYSPMTPGAPSPGGYNPHTPGSGIEQNSSDWVTTDIQVKVRDTYLDTQVVGQTGVIRSVTGGMCSVYLKDSEKVVSISSEHLEPITPTKNNKVKVILGEDREATGVLLSIDGEDGIVRMDLDEQLKILNLRFLGKLLEA, via the exons ATGTCGGACAGCGAAGACAGCAACTTCTCCGAGGAGGAGGACAGCGAGCGTAGCAGTGACGGCGAGGAGGCCGAG GTAGAGGAGGAGCGGCGGAGTGCAGCAGGTAGTGAGAAGGAGGAAGAgcctgaggaagaagaggaggaggaagaggaggaggaatatgatgaggaagaggaggaggaagatgatgACCGGCCCCCCAAGAAACCCCGCCACGGTGGCTTCATTCTGGATGAGGCTG ATGTGGACGATGAGTATGAGGATGAGGACCAGTGGGAGGATGGAGCAGAGGACATCCTGGAGAAAG AAGAGATTGAAG CCTCCAATATCGACAATGTTGTCTTGGATGAAGACCGTTCCGGGGCTCGCCGCCTACAAAACCTCTGGAG GGACCAGCGAGAAGAAGAACTGGGCGAGTATTACATGAAGAAATACGCAAAGTCATCTGTGGGAGAGAC GGTATATGGAGGATCCGATGAGCTCTCGGATGACATCACCCAGCAGCAGCTGCTCCCGGGAGTCAA GGATCCCAATCTGTGGACTGTCAAATGTAAG ATTGGGGAGGAACGGGCCACAGCCATTTCCTTGATGCGCAAGTTCATTGCATACCAGTTTACAGACACG CCCCTGCAGATTAAGTCGGTAGTGGCACCAGAGCATGTGAAGGGCTACATCTACGTGGAGGCCTACAAGCAGACCCATGTGAAGCAGGCCATCGAGGGCGTGGGCAACCTGCGGCTTGGCTACTGGAACCAGCAGATGGTGCCCATCAAGGAGATGACAGATGTGCTCAAAGTGGTGAAGGAGGTGGCCAACCTGAAACCAAAATCCTGGGTCCGCCTCAAGCGGGGCATCTATAAGGACGACATCGCTCAG GTGGATTACGTGGAGCCCAGCCAAAACACCATCTCCCTAAAGATGATCCCACGCATCGACTACGACCGCATCAAGGCCCGAATGAGCTTG AAAGACTGGTTTGCCAAAAGGAAGAAGTTTAAGCGGCCTCCACAGAGGCTATTTGATGCAGAAAAGATCAG GTCCCTGGGGGGTGATGTTGCCTCTGATGGTGACTTCCTCATCTTCGAGGGGAACCGTTACAGCCGGAAGGGCTTTCTGTTCAAGAGCTTTGCCATGTCTGCTGTG ATCACGGAGGGTGTGAAGCCCACACTCTCTGAGCTGGAGAAATTTGAGGACCAGCCAGAGGGCATCGACCTCGAGGTGGTGACTGAAAGCACAG GGAAGGAGCGGGAACACAACTTCCAACCTGGGGACAACGTGGAGGTGTGTGAGGGTGAGCTCATCAACCTGCAGGGCAAGATCCTCAGCGTGGATGGCAACAAGATCACCATAATGCCCAAGCACGAGGACCTCAAG GACATGCTGGAGTTCCCGGCCCAGGAACTTCGGAAGTACTTCAAGATGGGGGACCACGTGAAGGTGATTGCCGGCCGGTTCGAGGGCGACACAGGCCTCATTGTGCGGGTGGAGGAGAACTTCGTCATCCTCTTCTCGGACCTCACCATGCACGAG CTGAAGGTGCTCCCCCGGGACCTGCAGCTCTGCTCGGAGACGGCATCAGGTGTGGATGTCGGGGGCCAGCATGAATGGGGGGAGCTGGTGCAGCTGGACCCCCAGACCGTGGGTGTCATCGTGCGACTGGAGCGGGAGACCTTCCAG GTGCTGAACATGTATGGGAAGGTGGTGACTGTCAGGCACCAGGCTGTGACCCGGAAGAAGGACAACCGCTTTGCCGTGGCCCTGGACTCAGAACAGAACAACATCCATGTGAAAGACATTGTCAAGGTCATTGATGGCCCCCACTCA GGCCGGGAGGGCGAGATTCGCCATCTCTTCCGCAGCTTCGCCTTCCTGCATTGCAAGAAACTGGTAGAGAACGGGGGCATGTTTGTCTGCAAGACCCGCCATCTGGTGCTGGCAGGGGGCTCGAAG CCGCGAGATGTGACCAACTTCACAGTAGGTGGCTTTGCCCCTATGAGCCCCCGGATCAGCAGCCCCATGCACCCCAGTGCTGGAG GTCAGCGTGGTGGCTTTGGCAGCCCGGGTGGTGGCAGCGGCGGCATGAGCAGGGGCCGGGGGCGGAGAGACAACGAGCTCATCGGCCAGACTGTGCGCATCTCCCAGGGGCCTTACAAAG GCTACATTGGCGTGGTAAAAGATGCCACGGAGTCCACAGCCCGTGTGGAGCTACACTCCACCTGCCAGACCATCTCAGTGGACCGTCAGCGCCTCACCACAGT GGGCTCACGGCGCCCGGGCGGCATGACCTCGACCTATGGGCGGACACCCATGTATGGCTCCCAGACGCCCATGTACGGCTCTGGCTCCCGCACGCCCATGTACGGCTCTCAGACGCCTCTCCAGGATG GTAGTCGCACCCCGCATTATGGCTCTCAGACGCCCCTGCATGATGGCAGCCGCACTCCTGCCCAGAGTGGGGCCTGGGACCCCAACAATCCTAACACACCGTCACG GGCTGAGGAAGAATATGAGTACGCGTTCGATGATGAGCCTACACCATCCCCACAGGCCTATGGGGGCACCCCCAATCCCCAAACACCTGGCTACCCAGACCCCTCGTCCCCGCAGGTCAACCCACAGTACAACCCGCAGACGCCAGGGACGCCAGCCAT GTACAACACAGACCAGTTCTCCCCCTATGCAGCCCCCTCCCCGCAAGGCTCCTaccagcccagccccagcccccagagCTACCACCAGGTGGCGCCAAGCCCAGCAGGCTACCAGAACACCCACTCCCCAGCCAGCTACCACCCCACCCCCTCGCCCATGGCCTATCAG GCCAGCCCCAGCCCAAGCCCTGTTGGCTATAGTCCGATGACACCTGGAGCTCCCTCCCCTGGTGGCTACAACCCACACACACCGGGCTCAGGCATTGAGCAGAACTCCAGCGACTGGGTGACCACTGACATCCAGGTGAAGGTGCGGGACACCTACCTGGATACACAAGTGGTGGGGCAGACAGGCGTCATCCGCAGTGTCACG ggaggcATGTGCTCCGTATACCTGAAGGACAGCGAGAAGGTTGTCAGCATCTCCAGTGAGCACCTGGAGCCCATCACCCCGACCAAGAACAACAAG gtGAAGGTGATCCTGGGTGAGGATCGGGAAGCCACAGGTGTCCTGCTGAGCATTGATGGCGAGGATGGCATAGTCCGCATGGACCTTGATGAACAGCTCAAGATCCTCAACCTCCGCTTCCTGGGGAAGCTCCTGGAGGCCTGA
- the SUPT5H gene encoding transcription elongation factor SPT5 isoform X2, with amino-acid sequence MSDSEDSNFSEEEDSERSSDGEEAEVEEERRSAAGSEKEEEPEEEEEEEEEEEYDEEEEEEDDDRPPKKPRHGGFILDEADVDDEYEDEDQWEDGAEDILEKASNIDNVVLDEDRSGARRLQNLWRDQREEELGEYYMKKYAKSSVGETVYGGSDELSDDITQQQLLPGVKDPNLWTVKCKIGEERATAISLMRKFIAYQFTDTPLQIKSVVAPEHVKGYIYVEAYKQTHVKQAIEGVGNLRLGYWNQQMVPIKEMTDVLKVVKEVANLKPKSWVRLKRGIYKDDIAQVDYVEPSQNTISLKMIPRIDYDRIKARMSLKDWFAKRKKFKRPPQRLFDAEKIRSLGGDVASDGDFLIFEGNRYSRKGFLFKSFAMSAVITEGVKPTLSELEKFEDQPEGIDLEVVTESTGKEREHNFQPGDNVEVCEGELINLQGKILSVDGNKITIMPKHEDLKDMLEFPAQELRKYFKMGDHVKVIAGRFEGDTGLIVRVEENFVILFSDLTMHELKVLPRDLQLCSETASGVDVGGQHEWGELVQLDPQTVGVIVRLERETFQVLNMYGKVVTVRHQAVTRKKDNRFAVALDSEQNNIHVKDIVKVIDGPHSGREGEIRHLFRSFAFLHCKKLVENGGMFVCKTRHLVLAGGSKPRDVTNFTVGGFAPMSPRISSPMHPSAGGQRGGFGSPGGGSGGMSRGRGRRDNELIGQTVRISQGPYKGYIGVVKDATESTARVELHSTCQTISVDRQRLTTVGSRRPGGMTSTYGRTPMYGSQTPMYGSGSRTPMYGSQTPLQDGSRTPHYGSQTPLHDGSRTPAQSGAWDPNNPNTPSRAEEEYEYAFDDEPTPSPQAYGGTPNPQTPGYPDPSSPQVNPQYNPQTPGTPAMYNTDQFSPYAAPSPQGSYQPSPSPQSYHQVAPSPAGYQNTHSPASYHPTPSPMAYQASPSPSPVGYSPMTPGAPSPGGYNPHTPGSGIEQNSSDWVTTDIQVKVRDTYLDTQVVGQTGVIRSVTGGMCSVYLKDSEKVVSISSEHLEPITPTKNNKVKVILGEDREATGVLLSIDGEDGIVRMDLDEQLKILNLRFLGKLLEA; translated from the exons ATGTCGGACAGCGAAGACAGCAACTTCTCCGAGGAGGAGGACAGCGAGCGTAGCAGTGACGGCGAGGAGGCCGAG GTAGAGGAGGAGCGGCGGAGTGCAGCAGGTAGTGAGAAGGAGGAAGAgcctgaggaagaagaggaggaggaagaggaggaggaatatgatgaggaagaggaggaggaagatgatgACCGGCCCCCCAAGAAACCCCGCCACGGTGGCTTCATTCTGGATGAGGCTG ATGTGGACGATGAGTATGAGGATGAGGACCAGTGGGAGGATGGAGCAGAGGACATCCTGGAGAAAG CCTCCAATATCGACAATGTTGTCTTGGATGAAGACCGTTCCGGGGCTCGCCGCCTACAAAACCTCTGGAG GGACCAGCGAGAAGAAGAACTGGGCGAGTATTACATGAAGAAATACGCAAAGTCATCTGTGGGAGAGAC GGTATATGGAGGATCCGATGAGCTCTCGGATGACATCACCCAGCAGCAGCTGCTCCCGGGAGTCAA GGATCCCAATCTGTGGACTGTCAAATGTAAG ATTGGGGAGGAACGGGCCACAGCCATTTCCTTGATGCGCAAGTTCATTGCATACCAGTTTACAGACACG CCCCTGCAGATTAAGTCGGTAGTGGCACCAGAGCATGTGAAGGGCTACATCTACGTGGAGGCCTACAAGCAGACCCATGTGAAGCAGGCCATCGAGGGCGTGGGCAACCTGCGGCTTGGCTACTGGAACCAGCAGATGGTGCCCATCAAGGAGATGACAGATGTGCTCAAAGTGGTGAAGGAGGTGGCCAACCTGAAACCAAAATCCTGGGTCCGCCTCAAGCGGGGCATCTATAAGGACGACATCGCTCAG GTGGATTACGTGGAGCCCAGCCAAAACACCATCTCCCTAAAGATGATCCCACGCATCGACTACGACCGCATCAAGGCCCGAATGAGCTTG AAAGACTGGTTTGCCAAAAGGAAGAAGTTTAAGCGGCCTCCACAGAGGCTATTTGATGCAGAAAAGATCAG GTCCCTGGGGGGTGATGTTGCCTCTGATGGTGACTTCCTCATCTTCGAGGGGAACCGTTACAGCCGGAAGGGCTTTCTGTTCAAGAGCTTTGCCATGTCTGCTGTG ATCACGGAGGGTGTGAAGCCCACACTCTCTGAGCTGGAGAAATTTGAGGACCAGCCAGAGGGCATCGACCTCGAGGTGGTGACTGAAAGCACAG GGAAGGAGCGGGAACACAACTTCCAACCTGGGGACAACGTGGAGGTGTGTGAGGGTGAGCTCATCAACCTGCAGGGCAAGATCCTCAGCGTGGATGGCAACAAGATCACCATAATGCCCAAGCACGAGGACCTCAAG GACATGCTGGAGTTCCCGGCCCAGGAACTTCGGAAGTACTTCAAGATGGGGGACCACGTGAAGGTGATTGCCGGCCGGTTCGAGGGCGACACAGGCCTCATTGTGCGGGTGGAGGAGAACTTCGTCATCCTCTTCTCGGACCTCACCATGCACGAG CTGAAGGTGCTCCCCCGGGACCTGCAGCTCTGCTCGGAGACGGCATCAGGTGTGGATGTCGGGGGCCAGCATGAATGGGGGGAGCTGGTGCAGCTGGACCCCCAGACCGTGGGTGTCATCGTGCGACTGGAGCGGGAGACCTTCCAG GTGCTGAACATGTATGGGAAGGTGGTGACTGTCAGGCACCAGGCTGTGACCCGGAAGAAGGACAACCGCTTTGCCGTGGCCCTGGACTCAGAACAGAACAACATCCATGTGAAAGACATTGTCAAGGTCATTGATGGCCCCCACTCA GGCCGGGAGGGCGAGATTCGCCATCTCTTCCGCAGCTTCGCCTTCCTGCATTGCAAGAAACTGGTAGAGAACGGGGGCATGTTTGTCTGCAAGACCCGCCATCTGGTGCTGGCAGGGGGCTCGAAG CCGCGAGATGTGACCAACTTCACAGTAGGTGGCTTTGCCCCTATGAGCCCCCGGATCAGCAGCCCCATGCACCCCAGTGCTGGAG GTCAGCGTGGTGGCTTTGGCAGCCCGGGTGGTGGCAGCGGCGGCATGAGCAGGGGCCGGGGGCGGAGAGACAACGAGCTCATCGGCCAGACTGTGCGCATCTCCCAGGGGCCTTACAAAG GCTACATTGGCGTGGTAAAAGATGCCACGGAGTCCACAGCCCGTGTGGAGCTACACTCCACCTGCCAGACCATCTCAGTGGACCGTCAGCGCCTCACCACAGT GGGCTCACGGCGCCCGGGCGGCATGACCTCGACCTATGGGCGGACACCCATGTATGGCTCCCAGACGCCCATGTACGGCTCTGGCTCCCGCACGCCCATGTACGGCTCTCAGACGCCTCTCCAGGATG GTAGTCGCACCCCGCATTATGGCTCTCAGACGCCCCTGCATGATGGCAGCCGCACTCCTGCCCAGAGTGGGGCCTGGGACCCCAACAATCCTAACACACCGTCACG GGCTGAGGAAGAATATGAGTACGCGTTCGATGATGAGCCTACACCATCCCCACAGGCCTATGGGGGCACCCCCAATCCCCAAACACCTGGCTACCCAGACCCCTCGTCCCCGCAGGTCAACCCACAGTACAACCCGCAGACGCCAGGGACGCCAGCCAT GTACAACACAGACCAGTTCTCCCCCTATGCAGCCCCCTCCCCGCAAGGCTCCTaccagcccagccccagcccccagagCTACCACCAGGTGGCGCCAAGCCCAGCAGGCTACCAGAACACCCACTCCCCAGCCAGCTACCACCCCACCCCCTCGCCCATGGCCTATCAG GCCAGCCCCAGCCCAAGCCCTGTTGGCTATAGTCCGATGACACCTGGAGCTCCCTCCCCTGGTGGCTACAACCCACACACACCGGGCTCAGGCATTGAGCAGAACTCCAGCGACTGGGTGACCACTGACATCCAGGTGAAGGTGCGGGACACCTACCTGGATACACAAGTGGTGGGGCAGACAGGCGTCATCCGCAGTGTCACG ggaggcATGTGCTCCGTATACCTGAAGGACAGCGAGAAGGTTGTCAGCATCTCCAGTGAGCACCTGGAGCCCATCACCCCGACCAAGAACAACAAG gtGAAGGTGATCCTGGGTGAGGATCGGGAAGCCACAGGTGTCCTGCTGAGCATTGATGGCGAGGATGGCATAGTCCGCATGGACCTTGATGAACAGCTCAAGATCCTCAACCTCCGCTTCCTGGGGAAGCTCCTGGAGGCCTGA
- the RPS16 gene encoding small ribosomal subunit protein uS9 isoform X1: MPAKGPLQSVQVFGRKKTATAVAHCKRGNGLIKVNGRPLEMIEPRTLQYKLLEPVLLLGKERFAGVDIRVRVKGGGHVAQIYGESQALGTWVEGGSYPWVFLKLMYLFCVCVSFSQQSASPSPKPWWPITRNTWMRLPRRRSKTSSSSMTGPCW, from the exons ATGCCGGCTAAGGGCCCTCTGCAGTCGGTGCAGGTCTTCGGACGCAAG AAGACGGCCACGGCCGTGGCGCACTGCAAACGAGGTAACGGCCTCATCAAGGTAAACGGGCGTCCCCTGGAGATGATCGAACCTCGCACGCTGCAGTACAAG CTACTGGAACCTGTTCTGCTTCTGGGCAAGGAGCGATTTGCTGGTGTTGACATCCGTGTCCGAGTGAAGGGTGGTGGTCATGTAGCTCAGATTTATGGTGAGTCCCAGGCACTGGGCACATGGGTGGAAGGTGGGTCCTACCCTTGGGTGTTCCTAAAGTTGAtgtaccttttttgtgtgtgtgtttctttctcgCAGCAATCCGCCAGTCCATCTCCAAAGCCTTGGTGGCCTATTACCAGAAAT ACGTGGATGAGGCTTCCAAGAAGGAGATCAAAGACATCCTCATCCAGTATGACCGGACCCTGCTGGTAG
- the RPS16 gene encoding small ribosomal subunit protein uS9 isoform X2 translates to MPAKGPLQSVQVFGRKKTATAVAHCKRGNGLIKVNGRPLEMIEPRTLQYKLLEPVLLLGKERFAGVDIRVRVKGGGHVAQIYAIRQSISKALVAYYQKYVDEASKKEIKDILIQYDRTLLVADPRRCESKKFGGPGARARYQKSYR, encoded by the exons ATGCCGGCTAAGGGCCCTCTGCAGTCGGTGCAGGTCTTCGGACGCAAG AAGACGGCCACGGCCGTGGCGCACTGCAAACGAGGTAACGGCCTCATCAAGGTAAACGGGCGTCCCCTGGAGATGATCGAACCTCGCACGCTGCAGTACAAG CTACTGGAACCTGTTCTGCTTCTGGGCAAGGAGCGATTTGCTGGTGTTGACATCCGTGTCCGAGTGAAGGGTGGTGGTCATGTAGCTCAGATTTATG CAATCCGCCAGTCCATCTCCAAAGCCTTGGTGGCCTATTACCAGAAAT ACGTGGATGAGGCTTCCAAGAAGGAGATCAAAGACATCCTCATCCAGTATGACCGGACCCTGCTGGTAGCTGATCCCCGTCGCTGCGAATCCAAAAAGTTTGGAGGTCCTGGTGCCCGTGCTCGCTACCAGAAATCCTACCGTTAA